One Nocardia huaxiensis genomic window, CTGCCGCACGGCCGCCACATCCACCTTGCCGCCGGTGTCGGCGACCAACTGCGAACTGGCCGCGGCCAATTCCCGCAGGTCGGACCCGATCGACTCGATGAGGGCGTGCACCACGTCCGCGGACACCCGGACATTCGCGGCCCGAAACTCATTGCGCACGAACTCGACCCGCTCACCGGCCTTGGTGAGCTTCGCGCAGTTGTGCACCTGCGCGCCCATCTTCTGCAGTGCGGGCGCGAGCGCCTTGGCCCGCCCGCCCCCGGAATGCAGCACCACCAGCACCACCCCGTCCGGCGGCGCCTGCGCGGCATCCTGAATCACCGCGACGGCGTCCTTACCGGCCTCGGCCGCCGACTCCAGCACGATCACCCGGTCCTCCGCGAACAGCGAAGGACTCAGCAACTCCGCCAACTCAGCGGTACTGGCATCCCCGGCCCGCAGCCGATCCACCGGCATGGACTCCGGATTGTCGGTGGCGGCCCGCGCCTGCGCGGTAATCGCCGCCACCGCCCTGTCGATCAACAATTCCTCGTCACCGAGCACGAGATGCAGAGGCGCGGGTCGTTGGCTCACGCCCCGATCCTACGAGCCCGCCCCGACAAGCCCGCACGAGGACGGCACATCGCTCGCCCCTCCGCACGATGTGGCGCGGGGCGTAGCAGCGCGATGAGCACCGCGCAGACCGCGGCGGCGGCGACGCCGGATCGGACGCCGCTCGGCAGCACCGCCGAAGCACCCAGTGCGGCAGCCCGGTCCGACACGGTCAGCAGCCACCACAGCAGTGGTGCGGTGCAGTGCAGCTCCCATTCCGCCAGCGGGGACCACACGCACGACAGCAGCGCCCCGGCCGCACCGAGCACCGTAATCGGTGCGACCACGGGTTCCACCAGCACATTCACCGCGATGCCGACCAAGCTGAGGTGACCTGTCATGGCAACGATGACCGGTGCGGTCACCACGAACGCCGCCGCCGACACCGCCACCGCATCCGCCACCGGGCGCGGCCAGCCATGCCGCCGAAGCCATTCCGACCAGCCGGGCGCGAGCAGTACAAGCCCGGCCGTCGCCAGCACCGATAGCGCGAATCCTGCGTCCACGGCCAGCGCGGGCG contains:
- the holA gene encoding DNA polymerase III subunit delta; its protein translation is MSQRPAPLHLVLGDEELLIDRAVAAITAQARAATDNPESMPVDRLRAGDASTAELAELLSPSLFAEDRVIVLESAAEAGKDAVAVIQDAAQAPPDGVVLVVLHSGGGRAKALAPALQKMGAQVHNCAKLTKAGERVEFVRNEFRAANVRVSADVVHALIESIGSDLRELAAASSQLVADTGGKVDVAAVRQYYSGKAEVSGFDVADLAVAGDRAAAMEALRWATDRGVPAVLLADALADSVHTIARVGSAGRGDPFKLAGDLGMPPWKVKKAQGQARGWNGASIGAALQVVAGLNADVKGGAADANYALEHALARILDLRENA